One region of Oryza glaberrima chromosome 7, OglaRS2, whole genome shotgun sequence genomic DNA includes:
- the LOC127780596 gene encoding uncharacterized protein LOC127780596, giving the protein MAMVQPVDMAVKANEIMARFRPIAPKPVLPAAVAGVTGGGDGAAAVAATNRVLCQLQSRPCRARKRGRPSVVPPVSPPAGAKRKRAPAYPVPVAPLRCAAVATATRARVSVVVVPAPGSAGGVSALAPVSPSAGDSTRLSPTVVEVEDEDEDEERGVVLVERDLLRKLLEPKVISPRAVRPVGSTIHVESVHIDVGRTAAAAAAAAPKTAEEVEAELESDSLPAVVSDSSNRVRLVNDAYKRMVGQPECPWLDAVATAASRRISGEVALVVSEPAAAAAALPETCKGFSCSAKIAWERDGKWSSVHAPCDVTRLQCESRDYVFAWRFRAAGDECNTHRRAAGDA; this is encoded by the coding sequence ATGGCCATGGTGCAGCCGGTGGACATGGCCGTGAAGGCCAACGAGATCATGGCGAGGTTCAGGCCCATCGCGCCCAAGCCcgtgctgccggcggcggtggcgggggtgacgggtggtggtgacggtgctgcggcggtggcggcgacgaaccGCGTGCTCTGCCAGCTGCAGAGCAGGCCGTGCCGGGCGCGGAAGCGGGGGCGGCCCAGCGTAGTGCCGCCGGTGTCCCCGCCGGCGGGGGCCAAGAGGAAGAGGGCGCCGGCGTACCCGGTCCCCGTGGCGCCGCTCCGGTGCGCGGCGGTGGCCACGGCGACGAGGGCGCGCGTGTCGGTGGTGGTCGTCCCGGCCCCGGGGAGTGCGGGCGGGGTTAGTGCGCTGGCGCCGGTGTCGCCGAGTGCCGGGGACTCGACGAGGCTCTCGCcgacggtggtggaggtggaggacgaggacgaggacgaggagagGGGCGTGGTGCTCGTGGAGCGCGACCTGCTGCGGAAGCTGCTGGAGCCGAAGGTCATCTCGCCGCGCGCGGTGCGCCCCGTGGGCTCCACCATCCACGTCGAGTCAGTCCACATCGACGTCggccgaaccgccgccgccgccgccgcagccgccccgaagacggcggaggaggtggaggcggagctggAGTCGGACTCCCTCCCGGCGGTGGTCTCGGACTCCAGCAACCGCGTCCGGCTGGTGAACGACGCGTACAAGCGAATGGTGGGGCAGCCCGAGTGCCCGTGGCTCGACGCCgtggccaccgccgcgtccaGGAGGATCAGCGGCGAGGTGGCGCTGGTAGTGtccgagccggcggcggcggcggcggcgctgccggagACATGCAAGGGGTTCTCGTGCTCGGCCAAGATCGCGTGGGAGCGCGACGGCAAGTGGTCATCCGTCCATGCACCGTGCGACGTCACCCGGCTGCAGTGCGAGTCGAGGGACTACGTCTTCGCCTGGAGgttccgcgccgccggcgacgaatGCAAcacccaccgccgcgccgccggcgacgcgtgA